The window AGCTCTAGATCTGGAGCTGTTTTAAACGAGCAGCAGATGGAGACACTATTCACACTCTGATATTTTCGCTGGCATTTTCTTTTACTTTACGACCTCCGTCATCTTCTTGCGGTCGATCACAGTTTGCTAACATCAAGCTCGTGAAGCAGTTTCAATATCTCGCCGACAAGTATGCAGTACCAGACGTGTCCGAGACTCTAGCAAAACTCCAAATACCACCAGATTTACATCTACTCGCGACGGCAACGTCAGCTGTGCCTTTGCCAAAACGTGGACTTGACGGGaacaaccagcaccaaatCGCGCTGCTCATCAGAGAGGGACGCAAAGCCGCAGAGCAGCTTGCTATCGCCATGACCGACGCAGTCCAGTTTGCCAGGTCAGGTCAAGACACTCCGCTGTCGCTAGGAATGGAAGGGTTGACGGCTACCTCAACGGTCCTGGAAAAGGACTTTACCATTCATGGGAGAAAGGGCTCCCTAGCGTGCCCCTTCTCGACCAAGCTGAATCAAAACGGCACGCCTCATGGTCACCACGCTGAGCAGGTCGACGGCTCCCAGGACCTTGCTGGCGGCACCGGTGCTGATCCCACGCCTCACAAGTCAACTGATCCCATATGCGCCGCCATGCTTGAAGATGCCGTGCCCAGTCCCAcggccgccgctgctgcctcCAAATGTCCGATCCGTTTCCTAGACAAGCACTCGCCTGAAGAAATTGCGCACTACGTGGAGACCCACAAGCATGAGATTCCCCGAAGCCATGAGGTCTGCGTCAGGAGGTATCAGCGGAACGAAGAGCAGATAAGAAAGCTCGACGCCAAGTATGGTAACCTCGTGAGCATGGTCGAAGACTTGAGCCACTTGCACCGCCCCATGTTACCTCCTGCTGCCGGGAACGACAAGACCAGGGTGGGCAGCACCTCGTCGAATAAGAGAGTAGAGGACTGGGCCCAGACGATTGTTGCTGCCGATCCTGACATCCAGGATAACGAGATGCCACCGACGCCTcatgacgaggaaggggatCGGGAGAATAGATTCGACCGCAACTTCCGCGAGGTCCGTGTGGGCGAGTCGCCGACTAGACCTTGGGGAATTCCTGTGCCTATCCAAGGCGGCCTGCGACCACAAGATATACCTCCTGTCCGCAGCTCATCGCCGGTCCCTCCGATGAGAACAGAGGCCCCGGCAGTTGCGCCAGAAGTCAAAGCGGAACCTAAGAAGTGTCCCTTTGACCATACCAAGATGGGATTCAAAACCCAAATGAAACCGCATCCTCCGACGGCAGACCCGAATCTCAACGTTGGCCATAATTTGAAcacatcctccttgccgCTTAAGTACCACCAGGAGTTGCCTTCAAGTCCGCCCCAGCCACCGTTTGTCAGCCTCCCCAAGTCTGTCAAACCTGCCGCCCCAACATCGGGCGACAAAGGCGCCGATCAGCCGCCGCAGATTGTGTATAACTTCAACGGGCCGGTGTTCATTGGGTATCCGATGGAACAGGCCATGCAGCTTATGCAACAGTGGCAGCAACAGAAACAATAGAGCGGGcatctcttttccttttgcaTGTATAGGTTTTGGCAAgcgaggagtttggggcAAAGAATTAGGATAGTATCACAAGGTATTGAGAGCAGGTTAATTGGTTTATAGCATTAGCATTTGAGGTAGACATGACATGTAAGGAACATGCTCAGGAACAATGGGCCTGCCTGCTGTAAAAGACCGAAACAACTCTTTGCTTGAATACGTGTACAAGGCTCTCTCCAGACCTCGGAGAGATAGTCGAAATGCATATGTCACATCTTTCGAAGCCTTCATTGAGAGGTCGCAGTCTCTGTTTTTCTGTTTCCACAATGTGGCCATCTAGATTTCTCCTTTGTGTGATCCCCCTGGTAAACTGATGAAGTGATTTCCagaaaacaaccccaacaacgccTTGCCAGTTTAAAAATATCAAATCTGCAacatccaacacctccaaccaaAACGCCGCCAAATGCTTGCCAACCCAGATCCAACCACAGATAGGTAatcccacacacacccatATATTCACCTGCTTTGTAAATACCCTctccccttcaactcccaaCCAAAGTTGCCCCCTTCCCTTTGATCACCGCCCCCTCGTTTGTTTGAacatacccctcctccttcacttAAACCCCCTCGGCAACTCAGGCGCATCCTCCCAAACATCATCCCTATACCCTTGCTCCtgtcccatcctccccgaaCTATCATTATCCCACAAGCtaatatcatcatcatccatcagcACATCAACCGCCGCAgcatccatctcatccgGATCGACCAAcctttcctcttcttctccagcttctggcagcaaccccccctccagatCCTCTCCCGCAAGCTCCTCGGCCCTCTGCATCGTCTTCTTATAAACCGCCCACGCAACCCCCatgcccaccgccgcccccaCCGCCATAGAAGCATAATTCACAAACTTGTCAAACCCCGTCATTTTATCCCCCGACTCGGCCAACAAGGCAAGGCGACTGCCGATAAAAATGTGGACTAGCAATTTCGGTCTATAAAATTTACCGTCAGTCAGTACATACCATCATGATagggaaaagagaagaaaaaaaaaaaactcacgtCGTGAGCGCAGTAGCCCCAGCAAAAGTAACCGGACTAATACTCCCAACCGTAGCCAAAAACCCATTCGACAGCGAGTACGGCAACGGACAAAGCCTAATCAtcgccagcaccaccaccccgtcctTTTTCAGCACCTGCCCCAACGCAACGAATCGTTTGTCTTTTCCTACCAGGTTGTGGACATAGCCTTTTAACACGCCGCGTGAGGTGACGAAAGCGGCAGTCGAACCGGCTAccgttgctgttgcggcGATGGGCCAGCCGTGGGGGAAGCCATAGACAAAACCGGTGATCGTGACGCAGGTGCTATAGCCTATTATGGGGGGGAAGCCGGTTAGGCATGTGAGGAGGAATATTACGATGAGGAAAAGCCAGGATTGTTTCCAGGATGCGGCtaggggggcgagggaggtgaagattgTGTGGGAGTAGACTAGGAAGAGGATTCCTAGGGAGAAAAGGATTGAGAGGGCtaagaggacgaggagttgttgggctcgggggagggagaggaagaggcggagggtggattgggagagggtgattgctgttgttgttgctttttGGAGGAAGGACTGGGgggtgtcgaggagggggttggaggagtagGGGTTGGATCGGCGGCGGGTGGTGCTCAGTCGGCgggaggacgagaaggaggtggaggggggtcgGGATTGGGATTGTTGCTGCCAGAGGTCGTTTTGGAgattgggggaggttgggttggaggtgatTCTCGGGACGGAGGTTagtgatggagagggggaggaggaggttgagagggagaggcgatggtggtggttgaaggtgtttttggttggggaggggattcgtccccctcctcctgatGGGGGGCCGAAGGGGGGAAATTCTTCGCCTGGCATGGTCGTCGTTGTTATAAGCCTCGGTGTTGTCCGATCGGTTCGTTGGGTGAAGATGTCGTGGTGGTAGACGTCTCGTTCAAAGTGTATGTATGTAGTGTCGCAACAATTTCCACCAGTTCCCGTGCGTTGTTATCGCaaaccaagcccaagaatatgtaccctcctccactttcTAGGTTATCCCTCTTCGTTCGGTACGTTCGTTTGTTCGTTTGTTCACTTTTCGGTCTCCGCGGTATCCACGGCTTTCGTTCCCTCTTCGCCCTGCTACTTATCGTCTTGTCGCTGAGCTTGTCACTGCCTCTGCAAGTCCATTGGGTTTGCACCTACACAATAACTCCAACAAAactatctctctctctctctcagaAGTAAAAGTAAAACAGAAATGCCTCCTGTGACCAAGGGTgtcgaaaagaaaaaagggatACCTAATTCCAAAATAAGATAGCGAAAAAAAAGGGTCCCCCGAAATCTGGACCCAACTGGAATTAAAGTCAGCAACGAGCTGGCTCAGCCTCACAACCAGCCGACCCTCCCCGATCATCCCGCCGCCGAGTTCCAGAAGGCCCAGCCCAAAGAACAACCTAAAACGGCGTAAGGCTAGACCTAAAACAGTAGTTTCAGGGGCACCAGACCACAGCAGACTGCATCAATGAATCCGAGacctccctttccccaaaGAGATGAGAATGCGATGCGAACAATATTAAGATGTCCCGAACCAAAAAGTTGGGATGGATGTCAAAGACGTAACGCGACCTCTTGCATCCTCGGTAGCACCCGAAAGCCTGCCAGCCGCGCAATCCGAAGCACTCAGAGCGCCTTGCATGACATACCTACTGAGGTAGATAGGGCAACAAGACGTCATCAACGGCACAACCCACATCCCCGGGCCCGTTTCTGCATAGGTATAACCTCTACATTTCACATCATCCCAACTGGAACCAACAAAGGTTTAATAAACTGTTTTTGCTCTATTCTACCCCATCCAGCCAACCAGTTAGTAtcagcaaccccccccccacccctgctcctccgcctcctcggaAAAGGGCGTcacctcctcgccggccCCTTGGGTGGCTCCTTGGCAACCGACGTGTCCCTAACAAGAAGCTTGACCTTGCCCTCCCCAATCTCGACACCCTGCGAAAGAAtatccacatcctccttctcccccccttcaccaccgccgccagccttCTTCGCATGCGTCGCTCCGTCCTTGGAGAGACTCCGGTCCCAGCTCCGCGCGTCAATGCCCAAGATGCCGCCCGTGCTGTTGCGGTCGCCCGGCACAGAAAACTCCCGGTAGGCATACCGCCACTCGTTCAAAAAGCTCCGGACCGCCTTGCCAACCTTGTCCTTACCATTTTTGCTGTGGTGGCCGGTGCCCGTGATGGCGTAGATTGGTCTGACCTCGGAAATGTTCTCCATGAGCACCTTCTCCAGATACTCGACCGCCTCCTCGGGGTGCAGCCCGTGCAGGTCCACGTAGATTTCTGGGCAGTTGGCCCGGTCCTTGTTGCGCTCCTTGTACAGCTGGTCGGCTGCCTCGCGGTGAGCTCTCCGCATCAGGTCGTTCTCGCTCTGTCCCCGGAGACTGAGTGCCTTGGCGGCTCTGGCATCGTTACGATTCCAGGCTTGAGCAGCACTGTGAACGTTGTTAGTCTTCACCGCTTGCTATTGGTTTCAACTCACGATCACCTTTGGAGAAACTTGTTGCGGAGGCCACCATGCTTGATAGCCTCCTGGCGTGCCTTGAGATAGGCCTTGTTGGCTTTCTCGCCCGTCTCGAGCCACGGAATATGCTTGGGATTTGGGATGGCTTGGGCGGCCGCGCTGTTCTCGCCGTTGCGAATGCTGGTCGAACTACCATTGCGGGCCATCTTTCGGGACTGCTGCGAAGGCGTAGGGGATGGCGACATCTTGACGATATCGGCAAGTGTGTTAGGAGGAAAGTTCTCCTTGTGACCGTGACCGTGCCCACCCCTCTTGCCATGGTGCTTTTTACCCTGCTTGGCAAGGGCAGCCCCGAGCGAAGGAAAAGCATCCGCATCATCCGGCGAGGGCACAGGCTGTGTTGCCTCCTTTTGCTGATGGCGACTTCCAGGCCGGGATCGCGGCCGGTCGTTAGCGTAGCCATGGTGTCCTTTAAACCCAGGGGGCGGCGTAACACCGAGGGCCGGATAGTTGCCAGCGGCCGCAAATATAGGCAGTTGCTCCGGAGTGCCGGGCTGCAGCGCTGGGAAGCTGCTGTAGTCTTGCAGATTAACCGTGGCGTGCTGGGTAGGAGGTGTATCCGACCCATCGATATGGAGCCTGTTGGCCAGGTGTGCCGGGTCGTGCGAGAAGATACAAGTGCTCCCAGCGAGACAATTGCCTGCCACCCAGTATCTAAAGTTGTGTCAGTTTTTCATGACCGACAATTTTGGAACTCTACTCTCGAGACTTACTTGCAAATGTGACTGCTCAAATCATGGCTAAAACGGCAGTCGGCGCGCAGACAGCTTCCGGTGGACAGATAAAACTTGCAAATGATACCCGTCTTTTGCTGGTCTCCTGGGGTCGACGGTCGGTTGTCGGGAGTCAGTGACCTCCCGATAGTCACTCgagcctcctcggcctgggcGGCCAGAGCGAGGTTGTCTTGCATTTGTGTCTCCATGATGGCCTGGACAGTGGCACCAAGATCGTAGCCATGCATGGCAAGGGCAGCACTAATCTCATCATCGGTCTTGGTAGGTCCCAGGATCGTGCGCAGCATGTCGTACGGGCTCATATCTGTCTCCTGGCGCGTGGATACGAACTCGGGAGCCGCCACGTTCAGGCCACTGGCGTTGCCGATTGACGAGGTTACACTGGCGGCATCATCGCTCACCAGCCAGTCCACATTGTCAGACTGGTAGTCGCCAAAAACCTCCTGAGAGGGCGGCTCATCGTTGAAACGGTACGCATTCAAGCTTGGGCTGTGAGGCACGGGAGCGGCAAAGGCCAGCCTCGGAGACGGTCTCGGCGAGCCGAAGGGGGAGGCCGTTACGGACTTGGCCCGACTGAAAGGGGTCGGCATGAATCCTGGCGGGGCAAGGGGGCTAACACCCAAGCGCGGTGAGCCCGACAGTGGGGTTCCGGAGCCGCGCCAGGGGGCCGGTGAGGGACGCCGCAAGATGGTCTGCCGTATAGACGGCGGTGATGTTGCCGTCCCACCTCCATCTCGAAATCGCCAGAGGGCGTCTAATATTGCATTTTCTAGCGCCTGGTCCCTCAGCGTTGTCTTTTCCCTCAAGACCTCCTCGAGCTTGTCGGTCTtatcctcatcttccaggGTAAGGTCTTGAAGGATCGGGAGGCAGATCTCGTAGG is drawn from Podospora pseudocomata strain CBS 415.72m chromosome 1 map unlocalized CBS415.72m_1, whole genome shotgun sequence and contains these coding sequences:
- a CDS encoding uncharacterized protein (EggNog:ENOG503P1QF); this translates as MTHGMSAAILIQTLTESFAALADEVQSLIDRKTILEHKLRYAHEQQFQYLADKYAVPDVSETLAKLQIPPDLHLLATATSAVPLPKRGLDGNNQHQIALLIREGRKAAEQLAIAMTDAVQFARSGQDTPLSLGMEGLTATSTVLEKDFTIHGRKGSLACPFSTKLNQNGTPHGHHAEQVDGSQDLAGGTGADPTPHKSTDPICAAMLEDAVPSPTAAAAASKCPIRFLDKHSPEEIAHYVETHKHEIPRSHEVCVRRYQRNEEQIRKLDAKYGNLVSMVEDLSHLHRPMLPPAAGNDKTRVGSTSSNKRVEDWAQTIVAADPDIQDNEMPPTPHDEEGDRENRFDRNFREVRVGESPTRPWGIPVPIQGGLRPQDIPPVRSSSPVPPMRTEAPAVAPEVKAEPKKCPFDHTKMGFKTQMKPHPPTADPNLNVGHNLNTSSLPLKYHQELPSSPPQPPFVSLPKSVKPAAPTSGDKGADQPPQIVYNFNGPVFIGYPMEQAMQLMQQWQQQKQ
- the TVP38_1 gene encoding Tlg2-vesicle protein (EggNog:ENOG503NVCI; COG:S) codes for the protein MPGEEFPPFGPPSGGGGRIPSPTKNTFNHHHRLSLSTSSSPSPSLTSVPRITSNPTSPNLQNDLWQQQSQSRPPSTSFSSSRRLSTTRRRSNPYSSNPLLDTPQSFLQKATTTAITLSQSTLRLFLSLPRAQQLLVLLALSILFSLGILFLVYSHTIFTSLAPLAASWKQSWLFLIVIFLLTCLTGFPPIIGYSTCVTITGFVYGFPHGWPIAATATVAGSTAAFVTSRGVLKGYVHNLVGKDKRFVALGQVLKKDGVVVLAMIRLCPLPYSLSNGFLATVGSISPVTFAGATALTTPKLLVHIFIGSRLALLAESGDKMTGFDKFVNYASMAVGAAVGMGVAWAVYKKTMQRAEELAGEDLEGGLLPEAGEEEERLVDPDEMDAAAVDVLMDDDDISLWDNDSSGRMGQEQGYRDDVWEDAPELPRGFK
- a CDS encoding uncharacterized protein (EggNog:ENOG503NYVK; COG:L); the protein is MVSDETYEICLPILQDLTLEDEDKTDKLEEVLREKTTLRDQALENAILDALWRFRDGGGTATSPPSIRQTILRRPSPAPWRGSGTPLSGSPRLGVSPLAPPGFMPTPFSRAKSVTASPFGSPRPSPRLAFAAPVPHSPSLNAYRFNDEPPSQEVFGDYQSDNVDWLVSDDAASVTSSIGNASGLNVAAPEFVSTRQETDMSPYDMLRTILGPTKTDDEISAALAMHGYDLGATVQAIMETQMQDNLALAAQAEEARVTIGRSLTPDNRPSTPGDQQKTGIICKFYLSTGSCLRADCRFSHDLSSHICKYWVAGNCLAGSTCIFSHDPAHLANRLHIDGSDTPPTQHATVNLQDYSSFPALQPGTPEQLPIFAAAGNYPALGVTPPPGFKGHHGYANDRPRSRPGSRHQQKEATQPVPSPDDADAFPSLGAALAKQGKKHHGKRGGHGHGHKENFPPNTLADIVKMSPSPTPSQQSRKMARNGSSTSIRNGENSAAAQAIPNPKHIPWLETGEKANKAYLKARQEAIKHGGLRNKFLQSAAQAWNRNDARAAKALSLRGQSENDLMRRAHREAADQLYKERNKDRANCPEIYVDLHGLHPEEAVEYLEKVLMENISEVRPIYAITGTGHHSKNGKDKVGKAVRSFLNEWRYAYREFSVPGDRNSTGGILGIDARSWDRSLSKDGATHAKKAGGGGEGGEKEDVDILSQGVEIGEGKVKLLVRDTSVAKEPPKGPARR